One Lytechinus variegatus isolate NC3 chromosome 11, Lvar_3.0, whole genome shotgun sequence DNA segment encodes these proteins:
- the LOC121423667 gene encoding uncharacterized protein LOC121423667, with protein sequence MDLSMVSDPQYSISTVVFLKDLSWALSCSLYMSMILSNLLLFSSFPFADDICALMSSSNIKTLVLSVNREIAKVSTWFKANKLSLNIAKTNYIIFRSRNKRVPHDLPHIIIDNLVISKLKNIKFLGVTFNELMDWSIHISEICKSLSKYVGILYKLKFILPSNILNILYSSLILPHLNYCNCIWGNTYKSRLLKPYILQKKSIRLITKSHMQSASKPLFKKMNILPLHELITLNTLIFMYSVKNHIFPLKYCNMFSLNLNVHSYATRQKDNFHVPKVRLSSSLNSLALVGIKKWNQLPTSLKDCSTVSCFKKMCRAYLMENL encoded by the exons ATGGACTT GTCAATGGTGTCAGATCCTCAATACAGCATCTCAACTGTGGTGTTCCTCAAGGATCTGTCTTGGGCCCTCTCTTGTTCCTTATATATGTCAATGATATTATCAAATCTTCTTCTCTTCTCAAGTTTTCCGTTTGCCGACGATATTTGTGCACTCATGAGTAGCAGTAACATTAAAACACTTGTCTTGTCGGTAAACAGGGAAATAGCAAAAGTCTCTACATGGTTCAAAGCAAATAAATTATCTCTGAATATAGCCAAAACAAACTATATTATATTTAGATCAAGGAACAAGAGAGTGCCCCATGACCTACCACATATTATAATTGATAATCTTGTAAtttctaaattaaaaaatataaagtttctTGGAGTTACTTTTAATGAGCTCATGGATTGGAGTATACACATATCAGAAATTTGTAAATCTTTATCTAAATATGTTGGTATCTTatataaattgaaattcatattaCCTTCTAATATTTTAAATATCCTTTATAGTAGCCTTATCTTGCCACATCTGAattattgtaattgtatttGGGGTAATACATACAAATCACGCCTTCTAAAACCATATATCCTACAGAAAAAATCAATCCGGTTAATTACTAAGTCCCATATGCAAAGTGCTAGTAAACCCCTTTTcaaaaagatgaatattttaCCTCTCCATGAACTAATTACTTTAAATACTCTAATCTTTATGTACTCagttaaaaatcatatttttccattgaaGTATTGCAATATGTTTTCACTCAATTTAAATGTTCATTCTTATGCTACTAGACAAAAAGATAATTTCCATGTTCCGAAAGTGagactttcttcttctttaaattcaCTAGCTTTAGTCggtataaaaaaatggaatcaaCTCCCAACTTCACTAAAAGATTGTTCAACTGTATCCTGTTTCAAAAAAATGTGTAGGGCCTACTTAAtggaaaatctataa